From a region of the Streptacidiphilus albus JL83 genome:
- a CDS encoding ABC transporter ATP-binding protein — translation MTSAAALYQTDGSPERTAVAARARQVTKAYGSGETRVTALDAVDVDIARGRFTAILGPSGSGKSTLMHCLAGLDTVTSGRIWIGETEVTGLKDKQLTRLRRDSVGFIFQAFNLLPTLNALENITLPMDIAGRKPDRAWLDSVVETVGLADRLKHRPGQLSGGQQQRVAVARALASRPEIIFGDEPTGNLDSRAGAEVLGFLRRSVDELGQTIVMVTHDPVAAGYADRALFLADGALVDEMTDPTADAVLDRMRRFDGRRSS, via the coding sequence GTGACCTCGGCAGCAGCCCTGTACCAGACCGACGGCAGCCCGGAGCGGACCGCCGTCGCCGCCCGAGCCCGCCAGGTGACCAAGGCGTACGGGTCCGGCGAGACCCGGGTGACCGCGCTCGACGCCGTGGACGTCGACATCGCCCGGGGGCGCTTCACCGCGATCCTCGGCCCCTCCGGATCCGGCAAGTCCACCCTGATGCACTGCCTGGCCGGGCTGGACACGGTCACCTCGGGCCGGATCTGGATCGGCGAGACGGAGGTGACCGGGCTGAAGGACAAGCAGCTGACCCGGTTGCGCCGGGACAGCGTCGGCTTCATCTTCCAGGCGTTCAACCTCCTGCCGACCCTGAACGCGCTGGAGAACATCACCCTGCCGATGGACATCGCCGGCCGGAAGCCCGACCGCGCCTGGCTCGACTCCGTGGTCGAGACCGTGGGCCTGGCCGACCGGCTCAAGCACCGCCCCGGGCAGCTCTCCGGCGGCCAGCAGCAGCGGGTCGCCGTGGCACGGGCGCTGGCCTCCCGGCCCGAGATCATCTTCGGGGACGAGCCGACCGGCAACCTGGACTCGCGGGCCGGCGCCGAGGTGCTCGGCTTCCTCCGGCGCAGCGTGGACGAGCTCGGCCAGACCATCGTCATGGTCACCCACGACCCGGTCGCGGCCGGCTACGCGGACCGGGCCCTGTTCCTCGCGGACGGTGCGCTGGTAGACGAGATGACCGACCCCACGGCCGACGCCGTACTCGACCGGATGCGCCGCTTCGACGGCCGCCGCAGCAGCTGA
- a CDS encoding carbohydrate-binding protein, producing MRRITAFFPAAMAGTILAAGAMLVTAGAGHAATTGTPALGSNWYGSAPYYYTLDSDAPDLGQVMSATGQKAFELAFILAPNGGGCTPTWDGTDPVSSDTQVAAVINEVRADGGDVSVSAGGYGGTKLGQECGTPAATAAAYQQVITAYGLHAIDFDLEEPEIENSTAINNELGAAQILQADNPGLYVSVTIPSTTTGANYFGGLLLDNAKSLGFTPDNYSIMPFDGGFSGGSSQVTALQDFNAQLVSTFGWSSAKAYAHEGVSMMNGRTDSAEYFYQSDFQTVLSFAESVGMARYTFWDVNRDRECNPPDNNGVLSGECSSVTQNAYDFTKYTTEFAGATPPVTMPTSTITASPSNSTSASPTSGSGGSCATAWSSSAAYTSGQEVSYNGDNWTANQWNDDEVPGGSSGAWTSDGPC from the coding sequence ATGCGAAGAATTACGGCGTTCTTCCCCGCAGCGATGGCCGGCACGATCCTCGCGGCCGGCGCCATGCTGGTGACCGCGGGAGCCGGCCACGCGGCGACCACGGGCACCCCGGCCCTCGGCAGCAACTGGTACGGCTCCGCGCCGTACTACTACACCCTGGACTCCGACGCCCCGGACCTCGGCCAGGTGATGAGCGCGACCGGGCAGAAGGCCTTCGAGTTGGCCTTCATCCTGGCGCCCAACGGCGGCGGCTGCACCCCGACCTGGGACGGCACCGACCCGGTGTCCAGCGACACCCAGGTCGCCGCGGTCATCAACGAGGTGCGCGCCGACGGCGGCGACGTCTCGGTGTCGGCCGGCGGCTACGGCGGCACCAAGCTCGGCCAGGAGTGCGGCACCCCGGCCGCCACCGCGGCCGCCTACCAGCAGGTCATCACCGCCTACGGCCTGCACGCGATCGACTTCGACCTCGAAGAGCCGGAGATCGAGAACTCCACGGCCATCAACAACGAGTTGGGCGCGGCCCAGATCCTCCAGGCGGACAACCCGGGGCTCTACGTCTCGGTGACCATCCCCTCGACGACCACGGGCGCGAACTACTTCGGCGGACTGCTGCTCGACAACGCCAAGTCCCTCGGATTCACCCCCGACAACTACTCGATCATGCCCTTCGACGGCGGCTTCTCCGGCGGGTCCAGCCAGGTCACCGCGTTGCAGGACTTCAACGCCCAACTGGTGAGCACCTTCGGCTGGAGCTCGGCCAAGGCCTACGCCCATGAGGGCGTCTCGATGATGAACGGCCGTACGGACTCCGCCGAGTACTTCTACCAGTCGGACTTCCAGACCGTGCTGAGCTTCGCCGAGTCGGTCGGGATGGCGCGGTACACCTTCTGGGATGTCAACCGCGACCGCGAGTGCAACCCTCCGGACAACAACGGCGTCCTGTCCGGCGAGTGCAGCAGCGTGACCCAGAACGCCTACGACTTCACCAAGTACACGACGGAGTTCGCCGGCGCGACACCGCCGGTGACGATGCCGACGTCGACGATCACCGCCTCGCCCAGCAACTCCACCAGTGCGAGCCCGACCTCGGGTTCCGGCGGCTCGTGCGCGACGGCCTGGAGCTCCTCCGCCGCCTACACCTCGGGCCAGGAGGTCTCCTACAACGGGGACAACTGGACCGCCAACCAGTGGAACGACGACGAGGTGCCCGGCGGCTCGTCCGGGGCCTGGACCAGCGACGGTCCCTGCTGA